Proteins from a single region of Dyadobacter fanqingshengii:
- a CDS encoding GMC family oxidoreductase produces the protein MEQLSFDYIIVGAGAAGSVLANRLSADPETQVLLIEAGNRDNEPAIHDPGGFVSLWESDIDWKMRTTEQPGLGGRTIMINQGKVLGGSTSINAMMYVRGNPGNFDQWESMGAKGWGYEAVLPYFKKSENSENGASDFHAVGGELSIRDCPDEVMRSEHFLVGATELGYDGPNWDYNGARQENGAGLLQFHIDKNDKRDSGASAFLHSVSQRKNLTVFTNVLVSNILIVDKNAIGVEYITNIGTTEQVFCNKEVIISAGALNSPKLLLLSGIGPKEELEEAGIPVVADLPGVGKNLQDHLQLPMIFRSKIPMPNTTLLTGNALFVNTKEDNGVVDLQINFTPSLPGPLAPVLPDLGGPVCIFLPILVQPQSRGEVKLHSSNPMDLPLINPNYLQEDADVAVLSKAVALVRKLANTQKFSELNGGEMVPGADADIEAFVRSQATTIWHPAGTCKMGTDAMAVVDPELRVHGIQNLRIADASVMPTVTSGNTVAACFMIGEKAADMILAEHAVAVLAKSLTN, from the coding sequence ATGGAACAACTAAGTTTTGATTACATCATTGTTGGAGCCGGAGCTGCCGGGAGCGTCTTGGCCAATCGGCTGAGCGCTGATCCGGAGACGCAAGTGCTGCTTATCGAGGCTGGAAACCGGGACAACGAGCCTGCCATTCACGATCCGGGAGGCTTTGTAAGCCTTTGGGAATCAGACATTGACTGGAAAATGCGTACAACGGAACAGCCGGGCCTCGGCGGGCGCACGATCATGATTAATCAGGGCAAAGTGCTGGGTGGCAGCACGTCTATTAATGCAATGATGTATGTAAGGGGCAATCCCGGCAACTTCGATCAATGGGAATCCATGGGTGCAAAAGGCTGGGGTTATGAAGCCGTTTTGCCTTATTTTAAAAAATCAGAAAACTCTGAAAATGGCGCTTCTGACTTTCATGCAGTAGGCGGCGAGCTTAGCATCCGCGACTGTCCGGACGAAGTGATGCGTTCTGAACATTTTTTGGTCGGGGCAACAGAGCTTGGTTATGACGGCCCAAACTGGGATTACAACGGTGCACGCCAGGAAAACGGCGCTGGATTGTTGCAATTTCATATTGATAAAAATGACAAGCGCGACAGCGGGGCTTCGGCATTTCTGCATTCGGTTTCACAAAGAAAAAATCTGACAGTTTTTACCAATGTCTTGGTTTCCAATATTTTGATTGTGGATAAAAACGCAATTGGCGTAGAATACATTACGAACATTGGCACCACAGAGCAAGTTTTTTGCAATAAGGAAGTCATCATTTCGGCCGGTGCATTAAACTCGCCAAAATTATTGCTTCTGTCGGGCATTGGGCCAAAGGAAGAGCTTGAAGAAGCGGGCATTCCCGTTGTTGCTGATTTGCCAGGTGTTGGAAAAAATTTGCAGGATCATTTGCAGTTGCCCATGATTTTCAGATCAAAAATTCCAATGCCCAATACAACGCTTCTGACTGGTAATGCGCTGTTTGTCAATACCAAAGAAGACAATGGCGTTGTTGATCTGCAAATCAATTTCACCCCAAGTTTACCAGGACCATTGGCTCCGGTGCTTCCGGATTTGGGCGGTCCTGTCTGCATTTTCCTGCCCATTCTTGTCCAGCCTCAAAGCAGGGGAGAAGTGAAGTTGCACTCCAGCAATCCAATGGATTTGCCTTTGATCAACCCCAATTATTTGCAGGAAGACGCCGATGTAGCAGTGTTATCCAAGGCCGTTGCGTTGGTTCGAAAACTTGCAAACACACAGAAATTTTCTGAATTGAACGGTGGAGAAATGGTGCCTGGCGCAGATGCGGACATTGAAGCATTCGTCAGAAGCCAGGCCACAACAATCTGGCATCCAGCCGGAACTTGCAAAATGGGAACGGATGCAATGGCAGTCGTTGACCCGGAATTGAGAGTGCACGGCATTCAAAATCTGCGCATTGCAGATGCTTCGGTTATGCCGACTGTAACGAGTGGGAACACCGTTGCGGCCTGCTTCATGATCGGGGAAAAAGCGGCTGATATGATCCTGGCGGAGCATGCAGTTGCAGTTTTGGCAAAAAGTTTAACCAATTGA
- a CDS encoding thiamine pyrophosphate-binding protein — protein MFWTKASRVMAGKTGNQKIIEQFLADGMDYMFGNPGTVEQGFLDALAEYPEMKYILTLQETIAVMMGDGYARATQKPTLVQLHSSPGIGNAVGAVYQAKRGHAPLVVIGSDAGVQYMNMDAQMANDLVAMMAPVTKYATMATSSKSLLRTIRRAVKIASTPPMGPVYVCLPMDILDEINDEPVFPSCIPSTRVAPAPELIAQSAEMLLAAEKPMIFVGDGIAYSDAIPELTRVAELLGAEVYGVEFGDLVMDNTHPLYQGTTGHMFGSYSQPITMKGDANLIVGTYMLPEVFPELGEIYAPEAKVIHFDLNAYEIAKNHRVDLGVVSDPKLSLAALAEKIEALQTSENKAKAAQRIKQIGNAKKDKIAAEKEADDKHQGKSPLQMSQFTKVLAEKLNQDETIIFDEALTSSAAVSRYIPPKLAKQYFFTRGGSLGVGFPGAIGAKLANPEKTVIGFSGDGGSMYTIQTLWSAVRHNTGAKFVVCNNGSYKLLQLNIDQYWQEREIPKHDHPLPFDLSFPAIRFDLLAQSLGVEAVRVEKEEEILPAIERMLADDKPFLIDLVLEGNHKADWVEINCSH, from the coding sequence ATGTTCTGGACAAAGGCCTCACGCGTTATGGCTGGTAAAACCGGGAATCAGAAGATCATTGAACAATTCCTTGCGGATGGCATGGATTACATGTTCGGGAATCCCGGCACGGTGGAGCAAGGTTTCCTTGACGCACTGGCCGAGTATCCCGAGATGAAATATATCCTAACCTTGCAGGAAACGATTGCGGTCATGATGGGCGACGGTTATGCCCGCGCCACGCAGAAGCCTACATTGGTTCAGTTGCACAGTTCGCCCGGCATTGGCAATGCAGTGGGAGCTGTGTATCAAGCTAAAAGAGGTCATGCGCCGCTGGTTGTGATCGGCTCGGATGCGGGTGTGCAATACATGAATATGGATGCGCAAATGGCCAATGATCTCGTTGCAATGATGGCGCCTGTGACCAAATATGCAACCATGGCAACGTCATCTAAATCGTTGCTGCGGACCATTCGCAGGGCTGTGAAAATAGCCTCCACGCCTCCGATGGGGCCGGTTTATGTTTGCTTGCCAATGGACATTCTGGACGAGATTAATGATGAGCCCGTGTTTCCAAGCTGCATTCCGTCCACCCGCGTTGCACCTGCGCCTGAACTGATCGCGCAATCAGCAGAAATGTTGCTGGCTGCCGAGAAGCCAATGATCTTTGTCGGCGACGGCATTGCTTATTCCGATGCGATTCCTGAACTGACACGCGTTGCGGAGCTTTTGGGAGCAGAAGTTTATGGTGTAGAATTCGGTGATCTGGTAATGGACAACACGCATCCTTTGTATCAGGGCACAACTGGCCACATGTTCGGTTCTTACAGTCAGCCGATTACGATGAAAGGTGATGCCAATCTCATCGTCGGCACTTATATGTTGCCGGAGGTTTTTCCTGAATTGGGAGAAATTTATGCGCCGGAAGCAAAAGTGATCCATTTCGATCTCAATGCTTATGAGATTGCCAAAAATCACCGCGTTGATCTGGGCGTTGTGAGTGATCCCAAACTTTCGCTGGCCGCACTTGCTGAAAAAATTGAAGCATTGCAGACGTCGGAAAACAAGGCAAAAGCCGCGCAACGTATAAAGCAGATCGGTAATGCCAAAAAGGATAAAATCGCAGCAGAAAAAGAAGCGGATGACAAACATCAGGGCAAATCGCCACTGCAAATGTCGCAGTTCACAAAGGTGCTTGCTGAAAAGCTCAATCAGGATGAAACGATCATTTTTGATGAAGCATTGACAAGCTCAGCCGCTGTTAGCCGCTACATTCCACCGAAACTTGCCAAACAATACTTTTTCACACGTGGTGGATCGTTAGGCGTAGGCTTTCCAGGTGCTATCGGTGCCAAATTAGCCAATCCTGAAAAAACGGTGATTGGTTTCTCAGGCGACGGTGGGAGCATGTACACGATCCAAACATTATGGTCGGCGGTGCGGCATAACACGGGAGCCAAGTTTGTGGTTTGCAACAATGGTTCTTACAAGTTGCTGCAACTCAACATTGACCAATATTGGCAGGAACGCGAAATTCCGAAACACGATCATCCGCTGCCGTTTGACCTTTCCTTTCCTGCAATCCGGTTTGACCTGTTGGCGCAATCTCTGGGCGTGGAAGCGGTTAGGGTTGAAAAAGAAGAAGAAATTTTGCCCGCAATTGAAAGAATGCTGGCCGACGATAAGCCCTTTTTGATCGACCTGGTGCTGGAAGGCAACCATAAGGCAGATTGGGTAGAGATTAATTGTTCGCATTGA
- a CDS encoding type 1 glutamine amidotransferase domain-containing protein: MSKKVLAILSEYGYWGIELVGPLEKLEEAGYTVDFITPNGKKAEALPPSYDTTYVDPPLGVCVTTQLAADKVNAFEATNRLANTLNLSEVIPQRPYFSTPDFLRAFEKYYSDLKIAQDKLTEEYDAVFLVGGSGPIIDMVNNQRVHDVILAFYKKQMPVAGICYGVAPLVFARDFNERNSIIKGKHVTGHCIEYDYHDGTGFLHTDLNMGPPPYVLEYILSDAVGPEGQYHGNFGKETSVIVDYPFITGRSLQCSFEFGEQFVNVLDKGLTRYGW; the protein is encoded by the coding sequence ATGTCAAAGAAAGTACTCGCCATTTTATCGGAATACGGATATTGGGGCATTGAGCTGGTAGGACCGCTCGAAAAACTGGAAGAAGCCGGTTACACCGTTGATTTTATCACACCCAATGGCAAAAAGGCCGAAGCATTGCCACCAAGCTACGATACCACTTACGTAGATCCTCCACTAGGCGTGTGCGTTACAACGCAGCTTGCCGCCGACAAAGTGAATGCTTTTGAAGCGACAAACCGTTTGGCAAATACATTGAACCTGTCCGAAGTAATCCCTCAGCGTCCTTACTTCTCGACGCCGGACTTCCTTCGCGCATTTGAAAAATATTACAGCGACCTAAAAATCGCGCAGGACAAACTGACAGAAGAATACGACGCGGTTTTCCTCGTAGGCGGCAGCGGCCCGATCATTGACATGGTGAATAACCAGCGCGTCCATGATGTGATCCTTGCTTTTTACAAAAAACAAATGCCTGTTGCCGGAATCTGTTACGGCGTTGCGCCGTTGGTTTTTGCCCGTGATTTCAACGAACGCAATTCCATCATCAAAGGAAAACACGTTACAGGTCACTGCATTGAATACGATTACCACGACGGAACCGGCTTCCTGCACACAGATTTGAACATGGGGCCACCGCCATATGTGCTGGAATACATTCTTTCCGACGCCGTTGGCCCAGAAGGACAATATCATGGAAATTTTGGTAAAGAAACTTCCGTAATCGTTGACTATCCATTTATTACAGGCCGTTCATTGCAATGTTCATTCGAATTCGGAGAGCAGTTTGTGAATGTTCTGGACAAAGGCCTCACGCGTTATGGCTGGTAA
- a CDS encoding ester cyclase — protein MSLTAEQNNAICVEFFETAWNTGLVREDLLASDAIDHSQVGGKTVSEPGSASFKGIVGMFRGAMPDAKLSIEDQIYVADKVVHRWRLNGTDTGGVMGMPPSGKSITLTGTTTARMKDGKIAERWANVDELGLLQQLGVVPPPPGATAPGAH, from the coding sequence ATGTCACTTACAGCAGAACAAAACAATGCGATTTGCGTAGAATTTTTCGAAACAGCCTGGAATACGGGTCTTGTGCGCGAAGATCTATTGGCATCCGACGCGATAGACCATTCACAAGTTGGCGGAAAAACGGTTTCAGAGCCAGGCTCAGCCAGTTTCAAAGGCATCGTGGGCATGTTCCGCGGCGCTATGCCGGATGCGAAGCTAAGCATTGAAGATCAGATATATGTAGCCGACAAAGTGGTGCACAGATGGAGACTGAACGGAACCGACACAGGCGGCGTAATGGGCATGCCGCCATCAGGAAAATCAATTACTCTGACTGGAACCACGACTGCCCGCATGAAAGACGGCAAGATCGCAGAGCGCTGGGCCAATGTGGACGAACTGGGTCTTTTGCAGCAGTTAGGCGTTGTGCCGCCACCTCCGGGAGCGACGGCTCCCGGAGCACATTAA
- a CDS encoding nuclear transport factor 2 family protein, with the protein MEKVVVRHYVNRGGQLPVKPVIIENFDTDTDVLIIDEPELSRKDLIFEQESSDTLIRLADSFMILAELKNVNAIDLDPVPFLKRFYKALQENELEELLSFLADNVIWEMGGPQDIMPWAGKWEGRAGLTRFFELQKEGIAFEKLILTRFVAQGNTVAIVLEGSGETKSGVPFSGGVVHWVTVRNGKIAHLQCYRDTFPIIEALHGGRPFTVSANAAGSQHYVNEPLAAVRTADSIVFDEAVLDNVAATVKSARAMYAALQGLKAEEVRKAFASNVVWHMFGPPDIIAWSGERIGPIAAVESAKQIIETMHFEHFKAVRMIYQDNVAAVLINEPGVSKATGLTFHTSVVHIVVVNEDGKVASIHNYVNTASIAEAFLGGRPYTVN; encoded by the coding sequence ATGGAAAAAGTAGTTGTCCGTCATTACGTTAACAGAGGTGGGCAGCTTCCGGTGAAGCCGGTGATCATTGAAAATTTCGACACGGACACGGACGTGCTGATCATTGACGAGCCCGAGCTTTCCAGGAAAGACCTGATTTTTGAGCAGGAATCAAGTGATACATTGATCAGGCTGGCAGATTCTTTCATGATCCTGGCTGAACTGAAAAATGTCAATGCGATTGACCTTGATCCGGTTCCGTTTTTGAAAAGGTTTTATAAGGCATTGCAAGAGAATGAATTAGAAGAGCTTTTATCATTTCTTGCTGACAATGTTATTTGGGAAATGGGAGGCCCGCAGGACATTATGCCATGGGCAGGAAAGTGGGAAGGAAGGGCAGGATTAACCCGGTTTTTTGAATTACAAAAAGAAGGAATTGCTTTTGAAAAACTGATTCTAACCCGATTTGTAGCACAAGGAAACACAGTTGCCATCGTGCTGGAGGGAAGCGGGGAAACAAAATCAGGCGTGCCATTTTCGGGTGGCGTAGTGCATTGGGTGACAGTCAGGAATGGCAAGATCGCGCATTTACAATGTTATCGCGACACTTTTCCGATCATTGAAGCATTGCATGGCGGAAGGCCATTTACGGTGAGTGCAAATGCAGCTGGTTCTCAACATTATGTCAATGAGCCACTTGCAGCCGTCCGGACTGCGGACAGCATTGTGTTTGACGAAGCAGTTCTCGACAATGTAGCCGCAACCGTAAAATCAGCAAGGGCCATGTATGCCGCATTGCAGGGCCTGAAAGCAGAAGAAGTGAGAAAGGCGTTTGCATCCAATGTAGTGTGGCACATGTTCGGTCCGCCGGACATTATTGCCTGGTCGGGAGAACGCATAGGGCCGATTGCCGCTGTGGAATCAGCCAAACAGATCATCGAAACCATGCATTTTGAGCATTTCAAAGCGGTCAGGATGATTTACCAGGACAATGTTGCGGCTGTCTTAATCAACGAGCCGGGCGTTTCAAAAGCAACCGGATTGACGTTCCACACCAGCGTCGTCCACATTGTGGTCGTGAATGAAGACGGAAAAGTTGCCTCGATACATAATTATGTGAATACAGCATCTATCGCGGAAGCCTTTTTGGGCGGAAGACCTTATACAGTGAATTGA
- a CDS encoding ester cyclase — translation MMALETNTPALSKTEANKAIVRRYWFDFWNEKNINVLNEIAVENVTFHFPPGQAHQPPTLKKWFETALVAFPDVHFTLHDELAEGDKVVSRWSYEATNTGNFLGRETTSIRVRDQGIDIFRIENGKIVEMWVAQDSLGLLQQLKVIQ, via the coding sequence ATGATGGCATTGGAAACAAATACGCCAGCGTTGTCAAAAACAGAAGCAAACAAAGCCATCGTCCGCCGTTACTGGTTTGACTTTTGGAATGAAAAAAATATCAATGTGCTCAATGAAATCGCGGTGGAAAATGTGACTTTTCATTTCCCGCCGGGTCAGGCACACCAGCCGCCCACATTGAAAAAGTGGTTCGAAACAGCGCTTGTCGCATTCCCGGACGTGCATTTCACATTGCACGACGAGCTTGCAGAAGGAGATAAAGTGGTTAGCCGCTGGTCATATGAAGCCACAAACACGGGCAACTTTTTGGGCAGGGAAACAACAAGCATAAGGGTTAGGGATCAGGGAATTGACATATTCCGCATTGAAAACGGGAAGATCGTTGAAATGTGGGTTGCTCAGGACAGTCTCGGTTTGTTGCAACAATTGAAAGTGATTCAATAA
- a CDS encoding ester cyclase translates to MNANKVLSRRYFYQIMNGMNEQVAHEILSDDFVFTLPTHPEPFHGPDGFFGLVKMLHDSFPDFYLNPQEMVAGGDWVVTRWKGGGTHTGGPLLTVKGNVEATGKFFEVDGITWHTIKDGKITESVGHEDTLGLLLQLGILPSDNVPEKIDLEHNQTLATRYFEEIMNQGNLDVFEEILDPNFAFIIPTQPEPIAGFPAFKNFVLYLRNAFPDIKFTIMRQTGEGNKVATRWNIEGTHMGEFLGAAPTGNHVKDFGIDIFTIKNGKIFSVHVNENDFGLMQQLGAIPS, encoded by the coding sequence ATGAACGCCAATAAAGTACTCTCCCGACGATATTTTTATCAGATTATGAACGGCATGAATGAGCAGGTTGCTCATGAGATCTTGTCGGACGATTTCGTTTTTACATTGCCTACACATCCCGAACCTTTCCACGGTCCGGACGGCTTCTTCGGACTTGTCAAAATGCTGCACGATTCCTTTCCTGACTTTTATCTCAACCCGCAGGAAATGGTTGCCGGCGGCGACTGGGTAGTAACCCGTTGGAAAGGCGGCGGCACGCACACAGGCGGACCTTTGCTAACGGTTAAGGGCAATGTGGAAGCAACAGGAAAATTTTTCGAAGTGGACGGCATAACCTGGCATACGATTAAGGATGGCAAGATTACCGAGTCGGTTGGTCATGAAGATACACTGGGTTTACTGCTTCAATTGGGGATTTTACCATCTGATAATGTACCGGAGAAAATTGATCTTGAACACAACCAAACACTTGCGACAAGATATTTTGAAGAAATCATGAACCAGGGAAATCTGGATGTGTTTGAAGAGATTCTGGATCCGAATTTTGCTTTTATAATTCCTACACAACCTGAGCCTATCGCCGGATTTCCGGCCTTCAAAAACTTCGTCTTGTATTTACGCAATGCTTTCCCGGACATTAAGTTTACAATCATGCGTCAGACGGGTGAAGGCAATAAGGTGGCAACCAGATGGAACATTGAAGGAACGCATATGGGCGAATTCCTTGGCGCTGCTCCCACAGGAAACCACGTGAAAGACTTTGGGATCGACATTTTCACCATTAAAAACGGCAAGATTTTCTCCGTTCACGTGAATGAAAATGATTTTGGTTTGATGCAGCAGTTAGGAGCGATCCCATCATGA
- a CDS encoding sensor histidine kinase codes for MNPDLNYRNGMSLGWRLCFILSLFATIPRLIFVWTSLFDQDNIGSGVLDICIQFIISFEFSWIFVYVCLQNTYNIPSWFNSQKTWVQILLLFVLFMGINEILFQLKLALDTDNSDMLIFRVVYYLYHILLLLAILGFRNFLLTTQENHQIGLENEQLKREQLKAQLEALQNQLNPHFLFNALNILNISIATNPDLAQRIVLDLSDILRYNLKVQNQSLILLKDELDAARAYLDLYKARFGGKLAFCFHDIETARNWYIIPLSLQILIENAIKHNVITSNQILMIELRLNEQEKQITVSNSVNKKNSPGTGIGLQNLDKRYKIQTGQKPLLLEDEQHFTVKVPLIEAP; via the coding sequence ATGAACCCCGACTTGAATTATCGGAACGGGATGTCATTAGGTTGGCGTCTCTGTTTCATACTTAGCTTGTTTGCCACCATTCCGCGTCTCATTTTTGTCTGGACTTCATTATTTGACCAAGACAATATTGGCTCGGGTGTGCTGGACATTTGCATCCAGTTCATTATCAGCTTCGAATTTTCGTGGATATTCGTCTACGTCTGCCTGCAAAACACCTACAACATTCCAAGCTGGTTCAACAGCCAGAAAACCTGGGTGCAAATTTTGTTGCTGTTCGTGCTTTTTATGGGAATCAACGAAATTCTTTTTCAGCTTAAACTGGCGCTGGACACAGATAATTCGGATATGCTGATTTTCAGGGTGGTGTATTATTTATATCATATTCTGCTATTGCTAGCCATTCTGGGCTTCCGGAATTTTTTGCTCACGACACAGGAAAATCACCAGATAGGACTTGAAAATGAACAGCTTAAAAGGGAGCAGCTCAAAGCGCAGCTGGAAGCATTGCAAAACCAGTTGAACCCGCACTTTTTGTTCAATGCATTAAATATCCTAAACATTTCAATCGCCACCAATCCCGACCTGGCGCAACGCATTGTGCTGGACCTTTCGGACATTCTGCGATACAACCTGAAAGTTCAGAACCAGAGTCTGATCCTGCTCAAAGACGAGCTGGACGCTGCCCGCGCTTACCTGGATCTTTATAAAGCGAGGTTCGGGGGAAAGCTGGCGTTCTGTTTTCATGATATTGAAACGGCCCGGAATTGGTACATCATTCCGCTGTCCCTGCAAATACTCATTGAGAACGCGATCAAGCACAATGTGATCACTTCCAATCAGATACTGATGATCGAACTTCGGCTGAACGAGCAGGAAAAACAAATCACCGTGTCCAATTCCGTCAACAAGAAAAACTCGCCCGGAACGGGTATAGGCCTGCAAAACCTGGACAAGCGATACAAGATCCAGACGGGCCAGAAACCATTATTGCTAGAAGATGAGCAACATTTTACAGTAAAAGTCCCTTTGATTGAAGCTCCATGA
- a CDS encoding LytR/AlgR family response regulator transcription factor, protein MTKILIIEDEQPAGQYLTQLIQKIDPKTEILNVLESVETAVEWLSGNPVPDLIFLDVQLGDGTCFQIFEQISIGCPVVFTTAHDEYAMRAFKLNSIDYLLKPIRQESLQFSLEKYYQLNEENAISKVKYLEELMHTQILNRKSPRRSFLVPYRDKLIPLKDSDFAWLTIKNGVVVATLHDDKNFVVDKSLEELENQLDTTNFFRANRQFIISRECISEIELYFNGRLLVRTSPSSANQILISKERVPVFKKWFEELS, encoded by the coding sequence ATGACCAAAATCCTTATCATTGAAGACGAGCAGCCGGCGGGCCAGTATTTGACGCAATTGATTCAAAAAATTGACCCTAAAACCGAAATCCTGAATGTGCTGGAAAGTGTGGAAACGGCGGTTGAATGGTTAAGCGGCAACCCCGTCCCCGACCTGATTTTCCTGGACGTGCAGCTGGGCGACGGCACTTGCTTTCAGATTTTCGAACAAATTTCCATCGGCTGCCCAGTCGTCTTCACCACCGCGCACGACGAATACGCCATGCGCGCTTTCAAGCTCAACAGCATTGATTATCTACTGAAACCCATCCGCCAGGAATCATTGCAATTCAGTCTCGAAAAATATTATCAGCTTAACGAGGAGAATGCGATCAGCAAAGTGAAATACCTGGAAGAGCTGATGCACACCCAGATCCTGAACCGCAAAAGTCCGCGCAGAAGCTTCCTGGTGCCTTATCGCGACAAGCTGATCCCATTGAAGGATTCAGATTTTGCATGGTTAACCATTAAAAACGGCGTCGTGGTCGCCACTTTGCACGACGATAAGAATTTTGTAGTGGACAAATCGCTCGAAGAACTTGAAAACCAGCTCGATACCACGAATTTTTTCCGGGCAAACCGTCAATTTATCATATCAAGGGAATGTATTTCTGAAATCGAATTGTATTTCAACGGCAGGCTGCTCGTCCGCACTTCCCCCTCGTCGGCAAACCAGATTCTGATCAGCAAAGAGCGTGTGCCTGTTTTCAAAAAATGGTTTGAAGAACTATCTTAA
- a CDS encoding dihydrodipicolinate synthase family protein has product MLNIETRKLLFDGTVIPAHPLALRQDLQLDEPRQRGLTRYYMASRAGGVAIGVHTTQFEIRDPEVNLYETVLRIAAEEIERAGLDRPFIKVAGIVGLTDQAVIEANIALKYGYDLGLVSMAAFKNQSEADIIAHIKTIAEIIPVFGFYLQAAIGGRVYSYDFWQQFAEIPNVLAIKIAAFNRYQTLDVVRAVCNSSRVNDIALYTGNDDNIVADLITPYRFEVNGAILEKTFVGGLLGHWAVWTETAVKVLAAAKDFVQNNHANASGILRMNIEVTDMNAAIFDPAHNFHGCITGVHEVLKRQGLMAGIWTLNPNETLSPGQAEEITRVTQAYPHLVDNEFVTAFLKQQVKAV; this is encoded by the coding sequence ATGCTTAACATAGAAACCAGAAAACTGTTGTTTGACGGCACAGTAATTCCGGCGCATCCGCTGGCTTTGCGACAGGATTTGCAACTCGACGAGCCCAGACAGCGCGGGTTAACCAGATATTATATGGCGAGTCGGGCAGGAGGCGTGGCCATAGGCGTGCATACTACGCAATTCGAGATCCGCGACCCGGAAGTGAATTTGTATGAAACCGTGCTGCGGATCGCGGCTGAGGAAATTGAGCGGGCTGGTTTGGACAGACCTTTTATCAAAGTGGCAGGCATTGTAGGGCTTACGGACCAGGCGGTTATAGAGGCGAACATTGCTTTGAAATACGGCTATGACCTGGGTCTGGTCAGCATGGCAGCATTCAAAAATCAATCAGAGGCGGACATAATCGCGCACATTAAAACCATTGCTGAAATCATTCCGGTGTTTGGATTTTACCTGCAAGCGGCGATTGGTGGAAGGGTTTACTCTTATGATTTCTGGCAGCAGTTTGCCGAAATCCCAAATGTGCTTGCGATTAAAATTGCCGCTTTTAACCGCTATCAGACACTGGATGTGGTTCGGGCGGTTTGCAACAGTTCACGCGTCAATGACATTGCACTTTACACAGGCAACGACGACAACATTGTAGCCGATCTGATCACGCCTTACCGGTTTGAGGTCAATGGTGCAATCTTAGAAAAAACATTTGTCGGGGGCTTGCTGGGACATTGGGCCGTGTGGACGGAAACGGCTGTAAAAGTGCTGGCGGCGGCAAAGGATTTTGTCCAAAACAACCACGCAAATGCCTCTGGCATTCTACGCATGAACATTGAAGTAACGGATATGAATGCAGCCATTTTTGATCCGGCGCATAACTTTCACGGCTGCATTACGGGCGTTCATGAAGTGCTGAAACGGCAGGGATTAATGGCAGGGATCTGGACATTGAACCCGAACGAAACGCTTTCCCCCGGGCAGGCAGAGGAGATTACCCGCGTGACGCAAGCTTATCCGCATTTAGTTGATAATGAATTTGTTACAGCATTTTTAAAGCAACAGGTTAAAGCGGTTTAA